The stretch of DNA GGCAGGGAGGCGAGGTGCGCGGCCAGGCTCCCGGCGCGGGCGTACAGCGTCTCCGCATCGGGCAGCACCTCGGTGACGAGGCCCCAGCGTTCGGCGGTCACGGCGTCGATGGGCTCCCCGGTCAGCGCGAGGTGGGCCGCCCGCCCCCGCCCGATCAGGTGCGGCAGCCGCTGGAGGCCCCCCAGGTCGGCGGTGATGCCCAACTTGACCTCGGGCAGGCTGAAGCGGGCCGAGGCGCTGCACAGCCGCAGGTCGCAGGCACTCGCCAGTTCCAGCCCCGCCCCGATGCACCAGCCGTCGATGGCGGCGACCACGGGGACGGGCAGCGCGGCGAGGCCCTCGATGGCCGCGTGCATCTCGTCCACCACGGCCCTGAACTTCGCCGGGTCCCCGAGCGCGGAGGCGATGATCGGCGCCGTCGCCGCCACGTCCAGCCCCACGCTGAAGTGCCGCTCGCCGCGCACGACCAGCACCCGCGCGCCCCCCAGTTCCGCGAGGGCCCCGGGAAGGTCCCGCCACGTCGCCGGGCCGAAGGCGCCCTTGGGGTGGGCGAGGGTCAGGGTCGCCACCTCCCCCTCGCGGGAGAGCCGCACGCTGTGATCAGTCATGGGAGGAGTGTACCGGGTTCAAAAAGGGGGATGGGCCGACGGGTGGGCCCGCGCTCTGCGCCAGACTGCCCCCCATGCGAACGGTCGTGGCGGGGGTTCTGGAACGTGAGGGGCCGGGCGGGGTGCGGCAGGTCCTGGTGGGGGCGCGGTCCTCCCCGGCGTGGGCGGCGGGCCAGTGGGAATTCCCGGGCGGCAAGGTGGAGGGCCGCGAGACCCCGGGGGAAGCTCTCGCCCGCGAGTGGCGCGAGGAGCTGGGGGCGGAGGTGGAGGCCGGGGAGGAGGTGTACCGCTCGCACCTCGACACGCCGGTCGGGCCCTTCACTCTCGTCGCGCTGCGGGTCCGCCTGCTGTCCGACGAGCCGCGGCCGCTGGAGCACCGGGCGCTCGCGTGGGTGGCCCCCGCCGACCTGACCCGTCTGCGGCTGCTGGCGAGCAACGTGCCCATCGCGCGGGCCCTCGCCCGGGGGTAGGCGAGCGGGCTACCGCAGGAAAAAGCTCAGGCCGAACATGACGGGGGCGGGTGGGGTGACCATGCTCAGCGGGACGGGGTGACGCCTGCCGATCAGCCCGCTCACCCACCGCGGGGGCCGCATCTCCAGGATGAAGCCCGCCAGGCTCAGGCCCTCCAGCGCGATGAAGGCCAGGTGTGAACGGTGCGGGGCGGCTCTGGAGGTCATCTTGTCGGGGGTGCCACGCGCCGCCCCAAAGTCTGACGCCTCCCGGGGGTGAAGAGGCTCCTTTATCCCACCCGCTCGGCCCCGAACACCCGCGAGGGCCGCACGAACTCCTCCTGCCCGGCGACGAGCTGAATCTCGCGCGTCCCCGCCCGGTGGGTGAGGTTGAGGACCCCGTACAGGGCGCTCATGCTGAGGCTGAGGGCTTCTCCCGCGTCGCCGCTCTGGAGGTAGTGCCCGAAAAACAGCGCGGCGATGGCGTCCCCGGTGCCGTTGCGGGGCGGGTCGAGGGGCAGCAGCGGCGTGCGGCACAGCCAGGCGCCGCCCTCCGTCACGGCCAGCGTCTCGATCACGTCCTCCGGCGCGTCCCCCCGCACCAGGCTGGTCACCACGACGAGGCGGGGGCCGCCCTCCCGCAGCCTCGTCCGCAGGGTGCGGGCGGCGTCCAGCGCCTCCTCCAGCGTGGTCACAGGTTGCCCGGTCAGGAGTTCCAGCTCGAACTGGTTGGGCGTCACCACGTCGGCCTCGGGGATGGCCTGGGCGCGGATCAGGTCGGGGAGTTCGGGGCGCACGAACACGCCGCGTCCCACGTCGCCCATCACGGGGTCGCAGCAGTAGAGGGCCGCCGGGTTGGCCGCCCGCACCCGCCGCACGGCGCCCACGACGGCGCCCACCGTGCCCTCCGAGCCCATGTAGCCGCTCAGGACGGCGTGGCACTCCGGCAGGGCTCCGCGCGCCTCGATCCCGTCGATGATCTGGGCGACGTGTTCGGGGGGGAAGACGGTGCCCGTCCAGGCGCCGTAGCCCGTGTGGTTGGAAAACTGCACCGTGTTGATCGCCCAGACCTCGAAGCCCAGGCGTTGCAGGGGGAAGACGGCGGCGGCGTTGCCGACGTGGCCGTAGCTGACCCAGGACTGGATGCTCAGGAGGTTGAGGGGGAGGGCGGGGGAGGTGGGGGCGGTCATGGGCCGAGGATAGCCCCGGCTCTCTCTGCGGTGGTCGGGGAGGAGGGCCGGGTGTCTTGCCACGGCTTACCCCCACCCCCCAACCCCCTCCCCCCCGAGGGGGCAGGGGGAGCGGCGCTGCGCTGGGCAGGGACACACGGACGGCGCGGGCGGTCGGGTTCTTCTGAACGTAAGGTTGGATCTTGTCGCGTCCCAGTCGCTACCCCACCGTCTCGCTGCGCGAGCCGACGTGGCCGTGGGCCAGGGGCGTTCAGTCACGGGTACTTATCGGGCGTCCGGATCGGCGTTTTGAACAGCGCAAAGGCCCCCGCTCTCTTTCTCCCTCTCCCCTTGTGGGAGAGGGCTGGGGTGAGGGGGCGTGTGACCACCTCCACTCCCCTTCACCGCTCCCCACCTGTCTTTTTGCGTCTCCCCCTTGATTCGCAGAGCTGCTTGCAGAGGGGGGAGGCTGGGAGGGGGTGAGGAGATCCGCCTCCCAGCGCCTCTCCCCGCTCCACCTTCCGCCTGCTCACCAAGACCGAGTGCCTGCCAGAGGTTGAGAAAGGGCCGGAAGAATCCTCCCAGCCCCTCATCACTCAGCGCTCAGCCCTCATGCCTACCCGTCCAGCCGCACCTGCCACTCGGTGAATTCCGCCCACGGGGTGAAGCCCAACGC from Deinococcus aestuarii encodes:
- a CDS encoding (deoxy)nucleoside triphosphate pyrophosphohydrolase; protein product: MRTVVAGVLEREGPGGVRQVLVGARSSPAWAAGQWEFPGGKVEGRETPGEALAREWREELGAEVEAGEEVYRSHLDTPVGPFTLVALRVRLLSDEPRPLEHRALAWVAPADLTRLRLLASNVPIARALARG
- a CDS encoding enoyl-CoA hydratase/isomerase family protein gives rise to the protein MTDHSVRLSREGEVATLTLAHPKGAFGPATWRDLPGALAELGGARVLVVRGERHFSVGLDVAATAPIIASALGDPAKFRAVVDEMHAAIEGLAALPVPVVAAIDGWCIGAGLELASACDLRLCSASARFSLPEVKLGITADLGGLQRLPHLIGRGRAAHLALTGEPIDAVTAERWGLVTEVLPDAETLYARAGSLAAHLASLPPKALEGTKRTLGDGLPHAESLAAAVAWNARHMTAEALKLSAVSPQRSASKSKS
- the pdxY gene encoding pyridoxal kinase PdxY, which codes for MTAPTSPALPLNLLSIQSWVSYGHVGNAAAVFPLQRLGFEVWAINTVQFSNHTGYGAWTGTVFPPEHVAQIIDGIEARGALPECHAVLSGYMGSEGTVGAVVGAVRRVRAANPAALYCCDPVMGDVGRGVFVRPELPDLIRAQAIPEADVVTPNQFELELLTGQPVTTLEEALDAARTLRTRLREGGPRLVVVTSLVRGDAPEDVIETLAVTEGGAWLCRTPLLPLDPPRNGTGDAIAALFFGHYLQSGDAGEALSLSMSALYGVLNLTHRAGTREIQLVAGQEEFVRPSRVFGAERVG